One segment of Marvinbryantia formatexigens DSM 14469 DNA contains the following:
- a CDS encoding beta-glucosidase, giving the protein MVNLLANLLGPIFGSLGVSEADLLAYLTQLQGYVYFILAALVVLIVVLILASKAKKGFKHVIRWEAVMAFFAALLITVNVICYGPMYTNVSGFLNASKADLSEETIAQSKDIIKRIGEEGTVLLKNNGLLPLSSDVNALNVFGWDSTNPLFGGTGSGSSDASTAVGILQSLQDAGYATNETLTKLYTDYRTERPTIAMSSQDWTLPEPTVDAYTDDIMTEAKEFSDTAVIVIGRSGGEGADLPMDMNAIIHGTYNPGLEVSVAPANWCYMNAYYTNNGSYDDFEPGESYLELSVTEEQLVEKVCSEFDNVIVIINANNTMELGWVDEYEQIGAVLLAPGAGNTGFAALGEIINGSVNPSGKTTDTFVKDLMETPYINNIGNMPYNNVEDLKQQIAAADASYEGNIAFANYVEGIYVGYKFYETAAEEGFLKYEDYVQYPFGYGLSFTTFEKTIENFADNGDSISFDVVVTNTGDVAGKDVAEIYFTPPYTNGGIEKASVNLVQFEKTGVLEPGASETLSFEIAKEDLASYDSEGIKIQGGGYILEEGDYVISVRSDSHTVDAEETFTVDADIDYSTEGRAGDAVAATNQFEDYSRGDFVQLSRADKFANYDEACGPLKDEQFVMSDETRAAVEEYAFGTYDGTKYNNDEDVMPTLGADNGLTLFDLKGAPYDDAKWEQLLDQLTFDDMSMMINVGGWQTVAIDSVGKVATSDCDGPAGLSNFITGSYGTAYPSEVLLAQTWNKQLAYEVGQAMGQEYADANNYGWYGPAMNTHRSAFAGRNFEYYSEDGVLAGYLAANQVNGAAEKGVYAYIKHFAVNDQETNRCSFLLTYASEQAIREIYLKPFEICVKGFTGNSQACMSSFNWIGTIPSCGNPYLLNNVLRGEWGFEGMVITDYDGSYGYMISDHCVRSGNDLMLGFASAASNQFTDQSATATLAMRQACKNIMYTIVNSGYYAGDTNPVGGMTNMDKLFVMVDVIGGVIIVGIAVLVLVRYLLKKKKKASVE; this is encoded by the coding sequence ATGGTAAACTTATTGGCAAATCTCTTAGGTCCGATTTTCGGCAGCCTGGGAGTCAGTGAGGCAGATTTGCTCGCCTACCTCACACAACTGCAGGGATACGTGTATTTCATCCTTGCCGCTCTGGTTGTACTGATTGTGGTATTGATCCTTGCATCCAAAGCAAAAAAGGGCTTCAAACACGTAATCCGCTGGGAAGCGGTGATGGCATTCTTTGCTGCGCTGCTCATTACGGTCAATGTAATTTGTTACGGACCGATGTACACAAACGTTTCCGGTTTTCTGAATGCATCAAAAGCAGATCTCTCGGAAGAAACGATTGCACAGAGTAAAGACATCATTAAAAGAATCGGTGAAGAGGGTACGGTTCTTTTGAAGAACAACGGTCTTCTTCCGTTATCTTCTGATGTAAATGCCCTGAACGTATTCGGATGGGATTCCACCAACCCGCTGTTTGGCGGAACAGGCTCCGGTTCCTCGGATGCATCCACCGCAGTCGGTATTCTGCAGTCTCTGCAGGACGCAGGCTATGCAACCAACGAAACACTCACAAAGCTGTATACGGATTACCGCACAGAGCGTCCGACCATCGCGATGTCTTCGCAGGACTGGACGCTGCCGGAACCGACGGTAGACGCTTATACAGATGATATCATGACAGAAGCGAAGGAATTCTCTGATACCGCCGTAATCGTTATCGGACGTTCCGGAGGCGAGGGCGCAGACCTTCCGATGGACATGAACGCCATCATCCACGGCACCTATAATCCGGGTCTGGAGGTTTCTGTTGCTCCGGCAAACTGGTGTTACATGAATGCTTACTACACCAACAACGGCAGCTATGATGATTTTGAGCCGGGCGAATCCTACCTGGAGCTTTCCGTAACCGAGGAACAGCTTGTCGAAAAGGTTTGCTCCGAGTTCGACAATGTTATTGTCATCATCAATGCGAACAATACGATGGAGCTTGGCTGGGTAGACGAGTATGAACAGATCGGCGCCGTTCTTCTGGCTCCGGGCGCAGGCAACACCGGATTTGCAGCGCTTGGTGAGATCATCAACGGTTCCGTGAACCCGTCCGGTAAGACTACCGATACCTTTGTAAAGGATCTGATGGAGACACCGTACATCAACAACATCGGCAATATGCCGTACAACAATGTGGAGGATCTGAAACAGCAGATCGCTGCTGCGGACGCTTCCTACGAAGGAAACATTGCATTTGCAAACTATGTAGAAGGTATCTATGTCGGATACAAGTTCTACGAGACAGCAGCAGAAGAGGGCTTCTTAAAATATGAAGATTACGTGCAGTATCCGTTCGGCTACGGCTTAAGCTTCACCACCTTTGAGAAGACTATCGAAAACTTTGCGGACAACGGCGACAGCATCTCCTTTGATGTAGTCGTAACCAACACCGGCGACGTTGCAGGCAAAGATGTTGCAGAAATTTACTTCACACCGCCTTACACGAATGGCGGCATTGAAAAGGCTTCTGTAAACCTTGTTCAGTTTGAAAAGACCGGTGTGCTCGAACCGGGCGCATCCGAGACGCTCTCCTTTGAAATCGCAAAGGAAGACCTTGCTTCCTACGATTCCGAGGGCATCAAGATCCAGGGCGGCGGCTACATCCTGGAAGAGGGCGATTATGTGATTTCCGTTCGCTCTGATTCACACACCGTAGATGCAGAGGAGACCTTCACGGTTGACGCTGACATCGACTACAGCACAGAGGGACGCGCAGGCGACGCTGTGGCGGCAACCAATCAGTTTGAGGATTACTCCCGCGGCGATTTCGTACAGCTCTCCCGTGCAGACAAATTTGCAAACTATGACGAAGCGTGCGGTCCGCTGAAGGACGAGCAGTTTGTGATGTCCGATGAGACGCGCGCAGCCGTAGAGGAATATGCTTTTGGCACCTATGACGGCACAAAGTATAACAACGATGAAGATGTAATGCCGACGCTCGGCGCGGATAACGGTCTGACCCTGTTTGATTTGAAGGGTGCACCGTATGACGATGCGAAGTGGGAGCAGCTTCTTGACCAGCTTACTTTTGATGATATGTCCATGATGATCAATGTGGGCGGATGGCAGACGGTTGCTATCGATTCCGTTGGCAAGGTGGCGACCTCCGACTGTGATGGTCCTGCAGGTTTAAGTAACTTCATCACTGGTTCCTATGGTACCGCTTATCCGTCTGAGGTTCTGCTTGCGCAGACCTGGAACAAGCAGCTTGCTTATGAAGTGGGACAGGCTATGGGACAGGAATATGCAGACGCAAACAACTACGGCTGGTATGGACCGGCTATGAACACGCACCGCTCCGCATTTGCAGGACGTAACTTCGAGTATTATTCCGAGGATGGCGTTCTGGCAGGCTATCTGGCGGCGAACCAGGTAAACGGCGCGGCAGAAAAAGGCGTATACGCTTACATCAAGCACTTTGCAGTAAATGACCAGGAAACGAACCGCTGCTCCTTCCTGCTGACCTATGCATCCGAGCAGGCGATTCGTGAGATTTACCTGAAACCGTTTGAGATCTGCGTGAAGGGCTTCACCGGAAACAGCCAGGCGTGCATGTCCTCCTTCAACTGGATCGGAACGATTCCGAGCTGCGGCAACCCGTATCTGCTCAACAACGTTCTGCGCGGTGAGTGGGGCTTTGAGGGCATGGTAATCACCGACTACGACGGTTCCTACGGCTACATGATTTCCGACCACTGTGTACGTTCCGGCAACGATCTGATGCTTGGCTTTGCAAGCGCAGCGTCCAACCAGTTCACAGACCAGAGCGCAACAGCGACTCTTGCAATGCGCCAGGCTTGTAAGAACATCATGTACACCATCGTAAACAGCGGCTATTATGCAGGCGACACCAACCCGGTAGGCGGCATGACAAATATGGATAAGCTGTTCGTTATGGTTGACGTTATCGGCGGCGTGATTATCGTGGGCATCGCGGTTCTCGTACTGGTACGTTATCTGCTGAAGAAAAAGAAAAAAGCATCTGTTGAGTAA
- a CDS encoding AAA family ATPase has product MARTVGIGLQDFEKVRKRNVFYVDKTKFIQEWWESQDDVTLITRPRRFGKTLTMSMLEQFFSVDYQNRSDLFEGLYIWQKEEYRRLQGTYPVIFLSFANVKETSFSETRKKLCKTIQLLYRKYSFLLEGDLLSESEKEEFLKVSPDMEDYAASLSLQQLSNYLYRYYGKNVLILLDEYDTPMQEAYVNGFWNELSSFTRNLFNATFKGNPYLERAIMTGITRISKESIFSDLNNLKAITVTSEKYADCFGFTEAEVFSALDEYGLSDKKPEVKAWYDGFVFGNKADIYNPWSIINYLAEHKLGAYWANTSSNSLVGKLLREGSKNIKQDFEILLKGGCLKKVIDEQIVYNQLHAKESAIWSLLLAGGYLKAVQTEQIASTGTVYYYLELTNKEVRSMFCNMIHEWFADYDSGYNDFVKALLQNDLKAMNVYMNRVAMATFSFFDSGSRPSAESEPERFYHGFVLGLLVDLGERYVITSNRESGFGRYDVMLEPKNPADDAIILEFKVRDAQEEPDLNATVQSALQQIEEKKYAEALISRGIPPEKIRRYGFAFQGKKILIG; this is encoded by the coding sequence ATGGCAAGAACGGTAGGAATCGGATTACAGGATTTTGAAAAAGTCCGTAAGCGAAATGTCTTTTATGTAGATAAAACAAAATTTATACAGGAATGGTGGGAATCACAGGATGATGTAACATTGATTACCCGTCCGAGACGCTTTGGAAAGACACTGACGATGAGCATGCTGGAACAGTTCTTTTCTGTTGATTACCAGAATCGCAGCGATTTGTTTGAAGGATTGTATATCTGGCAAAAGGAAGAATACCGCAGACTGCAGGGGACATATCCGGTTATTTTTCTGAGCTTTGCAAATGTAAAGGAAACCTCCTTTTCTGAGACGAGGAAAAAGCTGTGTAAAACAATTCAGCTTCTGTACCGTAAATACAGTTTCCTGCTTGAGGGTGATTTACTGAGCGAAAGTGAAAAAGAGGAATTTTTAAAAGTGTCACCGGATATGGAAGACTACGCGGCATCTTTATCGTTACAACAGTTATCAAATTATCTCTATCGATATTACGGGAAAAACGTGCTGATTTTGTTGGACGAGTACGATACTCCAATGCAGGAGGCGTATGTCAACGGGTTCTGGAATGAGTTATCTTCTTTTACACGTAATTTGTTCAATGCAACATTTAAGGGAAATCCCTATCTGGAGCGTGCGATTATGACCGGCATTACCAGAATCAGCAAAGAATCTATTTTCTCAGATTTAAATAACCTGAAGGCGATAACCGTAACCTCTGAAAAGTACGCAGACTGCTTTGGTTTTACAGAGGCAGAAGTATTTTCCGCCCTGGATGAATACGGACTTTCTGACAAAAAGCCGGAAGTGAAGGCATGGTATGATGGATTTGTATTTGGTAACAAAGCGGATATTTATAATCCGTGGTCTATTATCAATTATCTGGCTGAGCACAAGCTGGGCGCATACTGGGCAAATACCAGTTCAAACAGCCTGGTCGGAAAGCTGCTCAGGGAGGGCAGCAAAAATATCAAACAGGATTTTGAAATATTGCTGAAGGGCGGCTGTCTGAAAAAAGTGATTGATGAGCAAATCGTATATAATCAGCTTCACGCAAAAGAAAGCGCCATCTGGAGTCTGCTTCTGGCAGGCGGATACCTGAAGGCAGTGCAGACAGAACAGATTGCCTCAACAGGTACTGTGTATTACTATCTGGAATTAACGAATAAAGAAGTGCGCAGCATGTTTTGCAACATGATACATGAATGGTTTGCAGATTATGACAGTGGTTATAATGATTTTGTTAAGGCTCTGCTGCAAAATGACCTGAAAGCGATGAATGTATATATGAACCGGGTGGCTATGGCAACATTCAGTTTTTTTGACAGCGGCAGCAGACCTTCTGCCGAAAGTGAACCGGAACGTTTCTATCACGGTTTTGTTTTAGGACTTTTGGTAGATTTAGGAGAACGCTATGTGATCACTTCTAACCGGGAAAGCGGTTTTGGAAGATATGATGTGATGCTGGAGCCAAAAAATCCGGCAGATGATGCAATCATTCTGGAATTTAAAGTGCGCGATGCGCAGGAAGAACCAGATTTAAATGCAACGGTCCAGTCGGCATTGCAGCAGATTGAGGAAAAGAAATATGCCGAAGCATTGATTTCACGTGGAATTCCCCCGGAAAAGATTCGCAGGTACGGCTTCGCCTTCCAGGGAAAGAAAATTTTAATCGGCTAA
- a CDS encoding dihydrofolate reductase family protein: MDRPITTLFMLMSVDGKISTGASDNLDMDKDFPKITGVKEGLHQYYEIEQTTDLWSLNSGRVQAKIGVNTADMPAKTPVSFVVIDNKHLTEHGIRYFCALSKQFVLITSNKNHPAFEMEEDNLHIIYQNELSPEDALARLKADYGCERITIQTGGTLNGLFLREKLIDFVDIVVAPVLVGGKDTATLIDGKSLLSENELSKLCVLKLQECVVLENSYLRLRYKVIH; encoded by the coding sequence ATGGACAGACCAATTACAACCTTGTTTATGCTAATGTCTGTTGATGGTAAAATCAGCACTGGTGCGTCAGATAATTTAGATATGGATAAGGACTTTCCTAAAATTACAGGCGTGAAAGAGGGGTTACATCAATATTATGAAATTGAGCAGACAACAGATTTATGGTCACTTAATTCTGGAAGAGTGCAGGCGAAAATCGGTGTCAACACAGCGGATATGCCAGCTAAAACGCCTGTCTCCTTTGTTGTCATTGATAATAAACATTTAACGGAACACGGTATCCGCTATTTTTGTGCTTTATCAAAACAGTTCGTTCTGATTACATCCAACAAAAATCATCCGGCATTTGAAATGGAAGAGGATAATCTTCATATCATATACCAAAATGAATTATCGCCAGAGGACGCTCTTGCCAGGCTCAAAGCAGACTATGGCTGTGAAAGGATAACAATACAGACTGGTGGTACATTAAACGGACTGTTTCTTCGTGAAAAGCTGATAGATTTTGTTGATATTGTTGTAGCGCCTGTATTAGTCGGAGGGAAAGATACCGCCACTTTAATCGATGGAAAATCCTTACTGTCGGAAAACGAATTATCAAAATTATGCGTGTTGAAATTGCAGGAATGCGTCGTTCTGGAAAATTCCTATCTCAGATTACGCTATAAGGTAATTCACTGA
- a CDS encoding glycoside hydrolase family 3 N-terminal domain-containing protein — MKRKKVLSLLLASTMALSLTACGDSGSQKKAETTAATEAETEAKETEAAETEAAETEAAETEAAETEAAETEAAETEAAETEAETAAADPYKTADAATADPYKNADAATADPYKNADAATADPYKNADAATADPYKNADAATADPYKNADAATADPYKNADAATADPYKNADAATADPYKNADAATADPYKNADAATADPYKNADAATADPYKNADAAADPYKNADAAADPYKNAGAAEEETEAETEAATEAETEAATEAETEAATEAATEAETEAEAYVPVPGDDAKYTVTVTDDNWIKIENEDGDTLGLSSSSGVKIIEEDGYAFKDLDQDGELDVYEDWRKTGEERAEDLVSQMEGSEMAAMLTHGGWGDFTTEPLTDEDGSATYLRQGGRGGVTRNISLGGGAHAKWTNEIQAVAESCLYGIPAMISIDPANISGLIETVSLASTMDPELAAEIGEETSKQYRAAGVTALLGPQVDIASPVMERAGGTYGEDPQLTLDIATAYVNAMQSTYDENGEDLGWGDESVYCFTKHYGGAGSTEGGRNDHSNAGRYATFPGNNLQAHLITYFDGVFNLPGLTGASGIMTEYAINVDADGNPYGGEWAGAYNPYMYGLLEEAGYDSLKITDWGVYQFAGVWGAESLEEPDRIATSWERGANLLGGYSNVENAVAAYNILVERDGQEEADEIVGHAAYNYIIVMMNLGMFDQPYSDSAYADSIIFSDSANEYGLETQRQSVVMIKNDGVISEKEASEEKPTVYVPYVYNTGFSASWTTGISQGTPSWTPGMDLEVLGKYFNIVTDTLGDPTGEADADGNATYTKDDLTRATEEEIAACDYILVGMSNAYSVSYNALMTGAFGGAPAPEGTEDEWYPASLQYAEYTADTACEVSISGKILEDGTKENRSYKGKTAPAAANYGDLEALQYADSVAGDIPVIVSMKMERGMVWDEVEPLADAILVCYNKQYNDVVAEIILGQTEPNGLLVFQQPASMEVVEAQLEDVPRDMECYKDAAGNTYDFAFGMNWAGVISDERTEKYSAEPLTTIQSLDYDAYAASWAGEDAAEGTSEAETEEETTEAETETEEAATEAETTEAETEETTEAETAEAETEEETTEAETAEEETTEAK; from the coding sequence TTGAAGAGAAAGAAAGTGTTATCACTGTTGCTGGCTTCGACGATGGCGCTGAGTCTTACCGCATGCGGAGACTCCGGTTCTCAGAAGAAGGCAGAGACGACTGCTGCGACGGAGGCAGAAACCGAAGCGAAGGAGACTGAGGCAGCAGAGACAGAAGCAGCGGAAACCGAAGCGGCAGAGACAGAAGCAGCAGAGACAGAAGCAGCGGAAACCGAAGCAGCAGAGACAGAAGCGGCGGAAACTGAAGCAGAAACGGCAGCGGCAGACCCGTATAAGACAGCGGATGCGGCAACGGCAGATCCGTATAAGAACGCAGACGCAGCAACGGCGGACCCGTATAAGAACGCAGACGCGGCAACGGCAGATCCGTATAAGAACGCAGACGCAGCGACAGCAGATCCGTATAAGAACGCAGATGCGGCGACGGCAGATCCGTATAAGAACGCAGACGCGGCAACAGCAGACCCGTACAAGAATGCAGACGCAGCAACAGCAGATCCGTACAAGAATGCAGACGCGGCGACGGCAGATCCGTATAAGAACGCAGACGCAGCGACAGCAGATCCGTATAAGAACGCAGACGCGGCAACGGCAGATCCGTACAAGAATGCAGATGCGGCAACAGCAGACCCGTATAAGAACGCAGACGCAGCGGCAGACCCGTACAAGAATGCGGACGCAGCGGCAGATCCGTATAAGAATGCCGGCGCAGCAGAGGAAGAGACCGAAGCTGAGACAGAGGCGGCGACAGAAGCGGAAACCGAAGCAGCAACCGAAGCAGAGACCGAGGCGGCTACGGAGGCAGCCACCGAAGCGGAAACAGAGGCAGAAGCTTACGTTCCGGTTCCGGGCGATGACGCAAAATATACCGTTACGGTTACAGACGACAACTGGATCAAGATTGAGAACGAGGATGGCGATACTCTGGGACTGTCCTCCAGCTCCGGCGTAAAGATTATCGAAGAAGATGGCTACGCATTTAAGGATCTCGACCAGGATGGCGAGCTGGACGTATATGAAGACTGGAGAAAGACAGGCGAAGAGCGTGCAGAGGATCTCGTAAGCCAGATGGAAGGCTCCGAGATGGCGGCAATGCTCACACATGGCGGCTGGGGCGATTTCACCACTGAACCGCTTACCGATGAAGACGGCTCCGCAACCTATTTAAGACAGGGCGGCCGCGGCGGCGTTACCCGTAATATCTCTCTTGGCGGCGGCGCACATGCAAAATGGACCAATGAAATCCAGGCAGTAGCTGAGAGCTGCTTATACGGTATCCCGGCTATGATCTCTATCGACCCGGCAAACATTTCCGGTCTGATCGAGACGGTTTCCCTGGCATCTACTATGGATCCGGAGCTGGCGGCTGAGATCGGTGAAGAAACCTCGAAGCAGTACCGCGCGGCAGGCGTTACCGCGCTCCTTGGACCGCAGGTTGATATCGCATCTCCAGTTATGGAACGCGCAGGCGGAACCTACGGCGAGGATCCGCAGCTTACACTGGACATCGCTACCGCTTATGTAAACGCGATGCAGTCCACCTATGATGAAAACGGCGAAGACCTTGGATGGGGCGACGAGTCCGTATACTGCTTCACAAAGCATTACGGCGGCGCAGGCTCTACCGAGGGCGGACGCAACGACCACAGCAATGCGGGACGTTATGCTACGTTCCCAGGCAACAACCTGCAGGCACACCTGATCACCTACTTTGACGGCGTATTTAATCTGCCGGGTCTGACAGGTGCATCGGGTATCATGACAGAATATGCGATCAACGTAGATGCAGACGGCAATCCGTACGGCGGTGAGTGGGCAGGCGCTTACAATCCGTATATGTATGGTCTGCTGGAAGAAGCAGGCTATGACAGTCTGAAGATTACCGACTGGGGCGTATATCAGTTCGCAGGCGTATGGGGTGCAGAATCCCTGGAAGAGCCGGATCGTATCGCTACAAGCTGGGAGAGAGGCGCAAACCTGCTCGGCGGTTACAGTAATGTTGAGAATGCTGTAGCAGCTTACAACATCCTGGTAGAGCGCGACGGACAGGAAGAAGCTGACGAGATCGTTGGACATGCAGCTTACAACTATATTATCGTGATGATGAACCTGGGAATGTTCGATCAGCCGTACAGTGATTCCGCATATGCTGATTCCATCATTTTCAGCGATTCCGCAAACGAGTATGGTCTGGAAACACAGAGACAGTCTGTAGTTATGATTAAGAACGACGGCGTGATCAGCGAGAAGGAAGCTTCCGAAGAAAAACCGACCGTATACGTACCGTACGTTTACAACACAGGCTTCAGCGCAAGCTGGACAACCGGCATCAGCCAGGGGACACCGTCCTGGACACCGGGTATGGATCTGGAAGTTCTCGGCAAGTATTTCAACATCGTAACCGATACACTGGGCGATCCGACCGGCGAGGCGGATGCAGACGGCAACGCGACCTACACGAAGGACGACCTTACACGTGCAACTGAGGAAGAGATTGCAGCGTGCGATTATATCCTGGTTGGCATGAGCAATGCATACAGCGTTTCCTACAATGCGCTTATGACAGGTGCATTCGGCGGCGCTCCGGCTCCGGAAGGAACGGAAGATGAATGGTATCCGGCATCCCTGCAGTATGCTGAGTACACGGCTGACACTGCATGTGAGGTTTCTATCTCCGGTAAGATTCTGGAGGATGGCACGAAGGAAAACCGCTCCTACAAGGGCAAGACTGCTCCGGCGGCGGCAAACTACGGCGACCTGGAAGCACTCCAGTATGCGGATTCTGTAGCAGGTGACATTCCGGTTATCGTATCCATGAAGATGGAACGCGGCATGGTTTGGGATGAAGTAGAGCCGCTGGCAGACGCTATCCTGGTATGCTACAACAAGCAGTACAATGACGTTGTTGCTGAGATCATCCTTGGCCAGACAGAGCCGAACGGTCTCCTTGTATTCCAGCAGCCGGCTTCTATGGAAGTTGTGGAAGCACAGCTTGAGGACGTACCGCGCGACATGGAATGCTATAAAGATGCAGCAGGCAACACCTATGACTTCGCATTCGGTATGAACTGGGCAGGCGTAATCAGCGACGAGCGTACAGAGAAATATTCTGCAGAGCCGCTGACCACCATCCAGAGCCTTGATTATGATGCATACGCTGCTTCCTGGGCAGGAGAAGATGCTGCAGAGGGAACTTCGGAAGCGGAAACAGAAGAAGAAACGACGGAAGCGGAAACAGAGACAGAAGAAGCGGCAACAGAGGCGGAAACGACAGAAGCAGAGACGGAAGAAACAACAGAGGCGGAAACTGCAGAAGCGGAGACGGAAGAAGAGACAACGGAAGCAGAAACCGCGGAAGAAGAAACAACAGAAGCAAAATAA
- a CDS encoding ATP-binding protein has translation MIFEPVIPNIPRYYTAVAEWLACVVYVSILKKRYAKGKTALILAGGLAGQLIIQIVAGKLPEILWIPGMLTAVAAMGGLIMFCCAMSLKNAMYNAVRAFLLAELAASLEWQLYFYMVHGKPEDVFYVRLLYVAVIYGIVFGIAWTLEKRVLSDGDMLQVSTRELLSAVMIGALAFFMSNLSFLYEKTPFSSSIETEIFNIRTWVDLAGFFILYAYHALLNEFYLRYERDTMENMLQNQLMQYKLSRESIDLVNRKYHDLKHQIAVLRAESNADRRNAYLDEMESEIRVYEAQNKTGNDILDTVLTSKSLYCEKHKIGITCVADGHLLEFMDVMDICTIFGNALDNAIECELKIADKEKRLIHLSVAAKKQFLTISIENYCEEEAVFKDGLPLTSKKDHAYHGFGVKSILHSAQKYGGSITVSQEKNWFRLMVLIPFPKEQENSEVHKNKK, from the coding sequence ATGATCTTTGAACCGGTAATTCCCAATATTCCCCGCTATTATACGGCGGTGGCGGAGTGGCTGGCATGTGTTGTATATGTCTCAATTCTGAAAAAACGCTATGCAAAGGGAAAAACAGCGCTGATTCTGGCAGGAGGGCTTGCCGGGCAGCTTATTATCCAGATAGTTGCGGGGAAGCTTCCGGAAATTCTCTGGATACCGGGGATGCTGACGGCGGTGGCGGCGATGGGCGGACTGATTATGTTCTGCTGCGCGATGTCGCTGAAGAATGCCATGTATAATGCAGTGCGCGCCTTTCTTCTTGCCGAACTGGCGGCGTCTCTGGAATGGCAGCTTTATTTTTATATGGTACACGGAAAACCGGAGGATGTATTTTATGTGCGTCTGCTCTATGTTGCTGTGATCTACGGTATTGTGTTTGGCATTGCCTGGACGCTGGAGAAGCGGGTGCTCTCGGACGGCGATATGCTGCAGGTTTCCACACGGGAGCTGCTCTCCGCTGTCATGATTGGCGCGCTTGCCTTTTTCATGAGCAACCTGAGCTTTCTGTACGAAAAAACGCCGTTCAGCAGCAGTATAGAGACGGAAATCTTTAATATCCGCACCTGGGTGGATCTGGCGGGCTTTTTTATTTTGTACGCCTATCACGCGCTTCTGAATGAATTTTACCTGCGCTACGAGCGGGACACGATGGAAAACATGCTGCAGAACCAGCTTATGCAGTACAAGCTTTCCAGGGAGAGCATTGACCTGGTGAATCGCAAATATCACGATCTGAAGCATCAGATTGCCGTGCTGCGCGCAGAGAGCAATGCCGACAGGCGCAACGCCTACCTGGATGAGATGGAAAGCGAAATCCGGGTGTACGAGGCGCAGAATAAGACCGGAAATGATATCCTGGACACTGTGCTCACCTCCAAAAGCCTGTACTGTGAGAAGCATAAAATCGGGATTACCTGCGTGGCGGACGGACATCTCCTGGAATTTATGGACGTTATGGATATCTGTACGATTTTTGGAAACGCGCTGGACAATGCGATTGAGTGTGAGCTGAAAATAGCGGATAAGGAGAAGCGCCTGATTCATCTGTCGGTGGCGGCTAAAAAGCAGTTTCTGACGATCAGTATCGAAAATTACTGTGAGGAGGAGGCGGTGTTTAAGGACGGGCTGCCGCTGACATCCAAAAAAGATCATGCCTATCATGGTTTCGGGGTGAAAAGTATTCTGCACAGCGCGCAGAAATACGGCGGTTCTATTACTGTGAGCCAGGAAAAAAACTGGTTCCGCCTGATGGTTCTGATACCATTTCCGAAGGAACAGGAAAACAGCGAAGTGCACAAAAATAAAAAATAG
- a CDS encoding LytR/AlgR family response regulator transcription factor, whose amino-acid sequence MIRIAIVEDDSLCRQELTAYIRRYERESGQTIQLTCFEDGEDIVTNYQAIYDIILMDIEMRFMDGMTAAENIRRLDEEVAIIFVTNMAQYAIRGYAVNALDYVLKPVSYFAFSQRLDRAVSRLGKKEKHYLVVRVKGGSRRIATEDIYYIESQGHTLFVHAKDGICETSGTMKEMEEKLEPFHFCRCNKGYLVNLEHVDSIQDGCVTAGGDALAVSRPRRKIFQETLAAYMNEVLL is encoded by the coding sequence ATGATACGGATTGCGATTGTGGAAGATGATAGTTTATGCAGGCAGGAGCTGACGGCTTACATCCGCAGATATGAGAGGGAAAGCGGACAGACCATCCAGCTTACCTGCTTTGAGGACGGGGAAGACATCGTCACGAATTACCAGGCGATTTACGATATTATTCTGATGGATATCGAGATGCGCTTTATGGACGGAATGACGGCGGCGGAAAACATCCGCAGGCTGGATGAGGAGGTCGCCATTATTTTTGTCACAAACATGGCGCAGTATGCCATCCGCGGGTATGCCGTAAATGCGCTGGATTATGTGCTGAAGCCGGTTTCTTATTTTGCTTTTTCCCAGCGCCTGGACCGGGCGGTAAGCCGGCTGGGCAAAAAGGAGAAGCATTATCTGGTGGTGCGCGTAAAAGGCGGCTCCAGGAGAATTGCGACGGAGGACATCTACTATATAGAAAGTCAGGGGCACACGCTGTTTGTCCACGCAAAGGACGGCATCTGTGAAACCTCCGGCACTATGAAGGAAATGGAGGAGAAGCTGGAGCCGTTTCATTTCTGCCGCTGTAATAAAGGGTACCTTGTCAATCTGGAGCATGTGGACAGCATCCAGGATGGCTGTGTGACGGCGGGAGGAGACGCGCTTGCTGTCAGCCGTCCGCGCAGAAAAATTTTCCAGGAAACGCTTGCCGCCTATATGAACGAGGTGCTGCTATGA